From Novosphingobium sp. MMS21-SN21R, the proteins below share one genomic window:
- a CDS encoding ATP-binding protein: MSGIALPAVAEGEGEVARLQARVRQLEKINAALMDRVERSIDMEGGAFSMFETAIALESVVRDRTSALENAMSELNRVIAALAAANEDATAARVLLRDAIESLNDGFALFDADDRMILCNRAYIRIFPSFEEISDASPEFSELAIRLANTGATVGSKIAPERWLRDRVELHRRAEGAHVQALSDGRWIQINEIRTSDGGIVGIYTDITQVKAEDARQRALELAERNLALQATLDTLSEGVCLFDAQRRMQASNEGLVRVLALGEGAEQVGDHAALLAWCTDRLGLDLPQALDWRHGTTQRLAADCMVGGRNFVIRSVPLSNGGMVFTFDDVTDHVRLQRSLTETAETLERRVSERTAELIEVNRQLVEAKNEAESANRSKTSFLAAASHDLLQPLNAARLFVSAMDGHALPERPRALVQQTSTALDSVEDLLEALFEISRLDAGAIQPEFVELSLGGIFNALRVEFAPLAAAGALRFDVPDTALWVRSDARLLRRVLQNFVSNAIRYTEAGEVGVDVSLRGDAVVVTVRDTGPGIAPEDREEIFEEFRRVGRTQKIPGKGLGLAIVRRVSTMLGHAIDLESEPGRGSAFSITLPQVAPVPVQVREEEPVGSAAPGAGGLVLVIDNDPAILSGMEALLENWGLEVVTAQGPGEPAAHAALAQGPAMLIVDYQLDDGLTGDVAIAALRARAGRDIPAMVITADRAEETKALFSDLALPVLNKPVKPAQLRALLRQLEVL, translated from the coding sequence ATGAGCGGAATCGCGCTTCCTGCCGTGGCCGAAGGCGAGGGCGAGGTTGCCCGGCTGCAGGCGCGCGTGCGCCAGCTTGAGAAGATCAACGCGGCGCTGATGGACCGGGTCGAACGCTCGATCGACATGGAGGGCGGCGCGTTCTCGATGTTCGAGACGGCGATTGCGCTGGAGTCGGTGGTGCGCGACCGCACCAGCGCCCTTGAAAACGCGATGAGCGAGCTGAATCGCGTGATCGCGGCGCTGGCAGCTGCCAATGAGGACGCCACGGCGGCCAGGGTGCTGCTGCGCGACGCCATCGAATCGCTGAACGACGGGTTCGCGCTGTTCGATGCGGATGACCGCATGATCCTGTGCAACCGCGCCTATATCCGCATTTTCCCCTCGTTCGAGGAGATTTCCGACGCTTCGCCCGAGTTCTCCGAACTGGCGATCCGGCTGGCCAATACCGGCGCGACGGTGGGGTCGAAGATCGCGCCCGAGCGCTGGCTGCGCGACCGGGTGGAGCTTCATCGCCGTGCCGAGGGTGCGCATGTTCAGGCACTGAGCGACGGGCGCTGGATCCAGATCAACGAGATCCGCACCAGCGACGGCGGCATCGTCGGGATCTATACCGACATCACCCAGGTCAAGGCAGAGGACGCCCGGCAGCGCGCGCTGGAACTGGCCGAGCGCAACCTTGCATTGCAGGCGACGCTCGACACGCTTTCGGAGGGCGTCTGCCTGTTCGATGCGCAGCGCCGGATGCAGGCTTCGAACGAGGGGCTGGTGCGCGTTCTGGCGCTGGGCGAGGGGGCCGAGCAGGTCGGTGACCATGCCGCGCTGCTGGCGTGGTGCACCGATCGGCTCGGGCTGGACCTGCCGCAGGCGCTCGACTGGCGGCACGGCACGACCCAGCGGCTGGCGGCTGATTGCATGGTGGGCGGGCGCAATTTCGTGATCCGTTCGGTGCCGCTGAGCAATGGCGGCATGGTGTTCACGTTCGACGACGTGACCGACCACGTGCGTCTGCAACGCTCGCTGACCGAGACGGCCGAGACGCTGGAGCGCCGGGTGAGCGAGCGCACGGCGGAGCTGATCGAGGTCAATCGCCAGCTGGTCGAGGCCAAGAACGAGGCGGAAAGCGCCAACCGGTCGAAGACGAGTTTCCTGGCGGCGGCGAGCCACGATCTGTTGCAGCCGCTGAATGCGGCGCGGCTGTTCGTCTCGGCGATGGACGGGCACGCGCTGCCCGAACGCCCGCGCGCGCTGGTGCAGCAGACCTCGACCGCGCTCGATTCGGTCGAGGATTTGCTCGAGGCCTTGTTCGAGATTTCGCGGCTGGATGCGGGTGCGATCCAGCCTGAATTCGTCGAGCTTTCGCTCGGCGGGATATTCAATGCGCTGCGGGTGGAGTTCGCCCCGCTGGCGGCGGCAGGGGCGCTCCGTTTCGATGTGCCCGACACGGCGCTATGGGTGCGCTCGGACGCAAGGCTGCTGCGCCGCGTGTTGCAGAACTTCGTGTCCAACGCGATCCGCTATACCGAGGCGGGCGAGGTGGGCGTGGACGTGAGCCTGCGCGGCGATGCCGTGGTGGTGACGGTGCGCGACACCGGGCCGGGCATTGCGCCCGAAGACCGCGAGGAAATCTTCGAGGAATTCCGCCGGGTGGGGCGCACGCAGAAGATTCCGGGCAAGGGGCTGGGCCTTGCCATCGTGCGCCGCGTCTCGACCATGCTGGGCCACGCGATCGACCTTGAATCCGAGCCGGGCCGGGGGTCTGCCTTCTCGATCACCCTGCCGCAAGTCGCGCCCGTGCCGGTCCAGGTGCGCGAGGAGGAGCCGGTGGGCAGCGCGGCGCCGGGGGCAGGCGGCCTTGTGCTGGTGATCGACAACGATCCGGCCATCCTGTCGGGCATGGAAGCGCTGCTGGAGAACTGGGGGCTGGAAGTGGTGACGGCGCAGGGTCCCGGCGAGCCTGCGGCCCATGCCGCGCTGGCGCAAGGCCCGGCGATGCTGATCGTCGATTACCAGCTTGACGACGGACTGACCGGCGATGTGGCTATCGCGGCTTTGCGCGCGCGGGCCGGGCGCGACATTCCGGCGATGGTGATCACCGCCGACCGCGCCGAGGAAACCAAGGCACTCTTTTCAGACCTTGCGCTGCCGGTGCTGAACAAGCCGGTGAAGCCCGCGCAGCTGCGGGCGTTGCTGCGGCAACTTGAGGTGTTGTGA
- a CDS encoding response regulator transcription factor, protein MMGDTSAPDRVLIVDDHSLVRDGLRSIFDDAFPACTILEADSLEGALRILASEGDIDLVLLDLNIPDVSHLSGLEALRDRFPATPVVMVSGVTDRNTVRDALAAGAAGFVPKSLKRAAIVDALCQVLSGEIYMPELEGDESAAAEEDLIRARIDSLTPQQRVVLGHLVAGRLNKQIAYELDVSMTTVKAHVSAILQKMNVFSRTQAVIMAGKVGLKS, encoded by the coding sequence ATGATGGGAGATACCTCCGCCCCCGACCGCGTCCTGATCGTCGACGATCACTCGTTGGTGCGCGATGGTTTGCGCTCGATCTTCGACGATGCCTTCCCCGCCTGCACGATCCTCGAAGCAGACAGCCTCGAAGGCGCGCTGCGCATTCTGGCAAGCGAAGGCGATATCGACCTCGTCCTGCTCGATCTCAACATCCCCGACGTTTCGCACCTCTCGGGCCTCGAAGCCCTGCGCGACCGTTTCCCGGCAACGCCGGTGGTGATGGTCTCGGGCGTGACCGACCGCAACACCGTGCGCGATGCGCTGGCGGCAGGCGCGGCAGGCTTCGTGCCCAAATCGCTGAAGCGCGCCGCCATCGTCGACGCACTGTGCCAGGTCCTGTCAGGCGAAATCTACATGCCCGAGCTGGAAGGCGATGAATCCGCCGCCGCCGAGGAAGACCTGATCCGCGCCCGCATCGACAGCCTGACACCGCAGCAACGCGTCGTCCTCGGCCACCTCGTCGCCGGCCGTCTCAACAAGCAGATCGCCTACGAACTCGACGTCTCGATGACCACGGTCAAAGCCCACGTCTCGGCCATCCTGCAAAAAATGAACGTCTTCTCGCGCACCCAGGCAGTGATCATGGCGGGCAAGGTGGGATTGAAGAGTTAG
- a CDS encoding methanol/ethanol family PQQ-dependent dehydrogenase: MKRRFSHLIAGLACATSLMAMPVAAAGPTSADIVNDAATPGDVLSYGMGPWQQRFSTLDKVNTQTVSKLIPVFASSLGGEKQRGQESQPLVYDGTIYVTGSYSRLFAFDARTGEKKWEYNARLPDGIMPCCDVVNRGAAIHGDKILFATLDAHLVALDRHTGKVLWNKKTGDYQAGYSATAAPLIVKDMVITGNSGGEFGVVGAVQARSVDTGELVWERPVIEGHTGTLKGQPNGMTGKLNATWTGDLWKTGGGATWLGGTYDPGTNLVYFGTGNPGPWNSNLRPGDNLYTASTLAIDVDTGVIKWHYQTTPHDGWDFDGVNEFVPFDATIKGKPMKLGAKADRNGYFYVLDRTNGKLVGASKFVMQTTWANGIDMKTGRPNFVPENRPGAPNGAEKGKSVFASPSFLGGKNWMPMAFSQDTGLFYVPSNDWGMDIWNEPIAYKKGAAYLGAGFTIRPIAEDHIGALRAMDPATGKIVWEYKNKAPLWGGVLATRGNLVFTGTPEGYLKAFDAKTGTELWKFQTGSGVVGSPVTWEQDGEQYVAVMSGWGGAVPLWGGEVAKTFKEISQGGMLWVFKLPK; encoded by the coding sequence ATGAAGCGGCGTTTTTCACATCTCATCGCAGGGCTCGCATGTGCGACCAGCCTTATGGCGATGCCGGTAGCAGCAGCTGGCCCGACCAGCGCAGACATCGTCAACGATGCCGCCACCCCCGGCGACGTCCTCAGCTATGGCATGGGCCCATGGCAGCAGCGCTTCAGCACGCTCGACAAGGTCAACACCCAGACCGTTTCAAAGCTGATCCCGGTCTTCGCATCCTCGCTCGGCGGCGAGAAGCAGCGCGGGCAGGAATCGCAGCCGCTCGTCTATGACGGCACGATCTACGTCACCGGCTCCTATTCGCGCCTCTTCGCGTTCGATGCGCGCACCGGTGAAAAGAAGTGGGAATACAACGCCCGCCTTCCCGATGGGATCATGCCCTGCTGCGACGTGGTCAATCGCGGCGCGGCCATCCACGGCGACAAGATCCTGTTCGCCACGCTAGATGCGCACCTCGTCGCGCTCGACCGCCACACCGGCAAGGTGCTGTGGAACAAGAAGACCGGCGATTATCAGGCAGGCTATTCGGCCACTGCCGCTCCGCTGATCGTCAAGGACATGGTCATCACCGGCAATTCCGGCGGTGAATTCGGCGTGGTCGGCGCGGTGCAGGCACGCAGCGTCGATACGGGCGAACTGGTCTGGGAACGTCCGGTCATCGAAGGCCACACCGGCACGCTCAAGGGCCAGCCCAACGGCATGACCGGCAAGCTGAATGCCACCTGGACCGGCGATCTGTGGAAGACCGGCGGCGGCGCGACCTGGCTTGGCGGCACTTATGATCCGGGCACCAACCTCGTCTACTTCGGCACCGGCAATCCGGGTCCGTGGAACAGCAACCTGCGCCCCGGCGACAACCTCTACACCGCCTCCACGCTCGCCATCGATGTCGATACCGGAGTGATCAAGTGGCACTACCAGACCACCCCCCACGATGGCTGGGACTTTGACGGCGTCAACGAATTCGTGCCGTTCGATGCCACGATCAAGGGCAAGCCGATGAAGCTCGGCGCGAAGGCCGATCGCAACGGTTACTTCTACGTCCTGGACCGGACCAACGGCAAGCTGGTCGGCGCCAGCAAGTTCGTGATGCAGACGACCTGGGCCAACGGCATCGACATGAAGACCGGTCGCCCGAACTTCGTCCCCGAGAACCGCCCCGGCGCTCCCAACGGCGCGGAAAAGGGCAAGTCGGTCTTCGCCAGCCCGTCGTTCCTCGGCGGCAAGAACTGGATGCCGATGGCCTTCTCGCAAGATACCGGCCTGTTCTACGTGCCAAGCAACGATTGGGGCATGGACATCTGGAACGAACCGATCGCCTACAAGAAGGGCGCGGCCTATCTCGGTGCGGGCTTCACCATTCGCCCGATCGCCGAAGACCATATCGGCGCGCTGCGCGCGATGGACCCGGCCACCGGCAAGATCGTGTGGGAATACAAGAACAAGGCCCCGCTGTGGGGCGGCGTTCTGGCCACGCGCGGCAATCTGGTGTTTACCGGCACGCCCGAAGGCTACCTCAAGGCGTTCGACGCCAAGACCGGCACCGAACTGTGGAAGTTCCAGACCGGCTCGGGCGTCGTCGGCTCGCCGGTAACCTGGGAGCAGGACGGCGAACAGTACGTCGCGGTCATGTCGGGCTGGGGCGGCGCGGTTCCGCTGTGGGGCGGCGAAGTGGCCAAGACCTTCAAGGAAATCAGCCAGGGCGGCATGCTCTGGGTGTTCAAACTTCCCAAGTAA
- a CDS encoding transporter substrate-binding domain-containing protein: protein MSAPRSNRRAFLAGLGATALALPSTIRAAPLEKVKDLGVLRVGLYTDNRPWSWDDSGKVAGIDADIARALAASLGLRADLQLFPADEDLSGDLRNVVWRGGLLGFQPCDVMLHVPFDRQIMQAEDNCVFLAPYYRETFGAACSADGGNCEANPVSFKGRPVAAELASIPDFYLLGHAGGALAKDLVHLPNGYAAAATLVDGSAEFSVATTAQIQAVVADHPAAGIKVRKGPLPLMMSAGWDIGIAVKENSRNLGFALDELIEKMIAGGQMKDIFAGHGVAWRPALASQA, encoded by the coding sequence ATGAGCGCCCCGCGCTCCAACCGCCGAGCATTTCTGGCAGGGCTGGGCGCAACAGCGCTCGCCCTGCCTTCCACGATCAGGGCCGCCCCGCTCGAGAAGGTCAAAGACCTCGGAGTCCTTCGGGTCGGACTTTATACGGACAACCGGCCCTGGTCGTGGGACGATAGTGGCAAGGTGGCAGGCATCGATGCCGACATTGCCCGCGCGCTTGCCGCCAGCCTCGGCCTGCGCGCCGATCTCCAGCTGTTCCCCGCGGACGAGGACCTATCGGGCGACTTGCGCAATGTCGTCTGGCGCGGCGGGCTGCTCGGCTTCCAGCCCTGCGACGTTATGCTGCACGTGCCGTTCGACCGGCAGATCATGCAGGCCGAGGACAACTGCGTCTTCCTCGCCCCCTATTACCGCGAGACGTTCGGCGCGGCCTGCTCCGCAGACGGCGGAAATTGCGAGGCGAACCCGGTCAGCTTCAAGGGCAGGCCGGTCGCCGCCGAACTCGCCTCGATCCCCGATTTCTACCTGCTCGGCCACGCAGGCGGCGCACTCGCCAAGGACCTCGTCCACCTGCCCAACGGCTATGCCGCCGCTGCGACTTTGGTCGATGGCAGCGCCGAGTTTTCGGTCGCCACCACCGCCCAGATTCAGGCGGTCGTCGCCGATCATCCCGCCGCCGGGATCAAGGTTCGCAAGGGGCCGCTGCCGCTGATGATGTCGGCGGGCTGGGACATCGGCATCGCGGTCAAGGAAAACTCCCGCAACCTCGGCTTCGCCCTGGATGAGCTGATCGAAAAGATGATCGCAGGCGGCCAGATGAAAGACATCTTCGCGGGCCACGGCGTCGCCTGGCGACCCGCGCTGGCATCACAGGCCTGA
- the pedF gene encoding cytochrome c-550 PedF: MKIQPARVALLAAAALASAAIASSLSAHGNVTPQAVDTTALPDLAGGNDTWVSVNPYRGNAKALEIGQSAYGQNCARCHGLEAISGGIAPDLRYLETGDAGDEWFVERYRHGSSHDGKVYMPPFGEVIGQKAGWAIRTWIESKHTEE; this comes from the coding sequence ATGAAGATCCAACCGGCCCGCGTGGCCCTGCTGGCAGCGGCTGCCCTGGCATCTGCCGCCATCGCATCGAGCCTTTCGGCGCACGGCAATGTCACCCCGCAAGCGGTCGACACCACCGCCCTGCCCGATCTTGCCGGCGGCAACGACACCTGGGTCAGCGTCAATCCCTATCGCGGAAACGCCAAGGCGCTCGAAATCGGGCAATCGGCCTATGGCCAGAACTGTGCGCGCTGCCACGGGCTTGAAGCCATCTCGGGCGGCATCGCGCCCGATCTGCGCTATCTCGAAACCGGCGATGCGGGCGATGAATGGTTCGTCGAGCGCTATCGCCACGGCTCCAGCCATGACGGCAAGGTCTATATGCCGCCCTTCGGCGAAGTGATCGGCCAGAAGGCGGGCTGGGCGATCCGCACCTGGATCGAATCCAAGCACACGGAAGAGTGA
- a CDS encoding PQQ-dependent catabolism-associated beta-propeller protein, which yields MERNRQAFAAALLAASAPIVAGPAAAQTVYVSNERSSTVSVIDVAQGKVVGEWPVGKRPRGITFTRDGQHLLVAASADNAVELRDPASGALLATLPSGADPEQFFASYAGDLLFVANEDNAAVTAVDLVGRKVAWQVVVGDEPEGVAQSPDGKWLLVTSEEDNAVSWIDIATRTVTQEMETDARPRHIEFAPGGAKVWIAAEMGGTVHIADVASRKIEKTLTFAPPGVQAYKVMPCGIRFTPDGKTAVVALGRANAVAVVDVGTATVRGYVTVGERPWHLAITPDGARAIVANGASDSVSVVDIAAMAVTATIPAGGGPWGVALGR from the coding sequence ATGGAGAGAAACCGACAAGCCTTCGCTGCGGCATTGCTGGCCGCGTCAGCCCCGATTGTCGCAGGCCCTGCGGCGGCGCAGACGGTCTATGTCAGCAACGAGCGGTCCTCGACCGTTTCGGTGATCGATGTGGCGCAGGGCAAGGTCGTGGGCGAATGGCCGGTGGGCAAGCGCCCGCGCGGCATCACCTTTACGCGCGACGGGCAGCACCTGCTGGTCGCCGCCAGCGCCGACAACGCGGTGGAGTTGCGCGATCCCGCAAGTGGCGCGCTGCTGGCGACATTGCCATCGGGCGCGGACCCCGAGCAGTTCTTCGCCAGCTATGCGGGCGATCTGCTGTTCGTGGCGAACGAGGACAATGCGGCGGTGACCGCGGTCGATCTCGTGGGCCGCAAGGTGGCGTGGCAGGTGGTGGTGGGCGACGAGCCGGAAGGCGTGGCGCAAAGCCCCGACGGCAAATGGCTGCTGGTGACCAGCGAGGAAGACAATGCGGTGAGCTGGATCGACATCGCCACGCGCACGGTCACGCAAGAAATGGAAACGGACGCGCGGCCCCGCCATATCGAGTTCGCGCCGGGCGGTGCCAAAGTGTGGATCGCGGCGGAAATGGGCGGAACGGTGCACATTGCCGACGTCGCTTCGCGCAAGATCGAGAAGACGCTGACGTTTGCCCCGCCCGGCGTGCAGGCCTACAAGGTCATGCCCTGCGGCATCCGCTTTACGCCTGACGGCAAGACGGCGGTGGTCGCGCTGGGGCGGGCGAATGCCGTTGCGGTGGTGGACGTGGGGACCGCAACAGTGCGCGGCTACGTCACCGTGGGAGAGCGGCCCTGGCATCTGGCGATCACCCCCGATGGCGCGCGGGCGATTGTTGCCAACGGGGCAAGCGATTCGGTTTCGGTGGTCGATATTGCCGCTATGGCGGTGACTGCGACGATCCCTGCTGGCGGCGGGCCCTGGGGGGTCGCGCTGGGGCGGTAG
- a CDS encoding porin, with product MNTRKALCASVAMGFLAMAATPAQAGTPELLKRLHEKGILTDDEYAELMAEEARPSPAAASGDTMTKASESVDSSRMVRMAASGIGLEVGPATITFSGSVNGFYVHDNPQTPSATTAVVGGVASVGSNNASAIRNGLLPGFLKVGVTTQQAGWDVGATFGMYPGINSTAYGALGANNGGQPTALGTAGIDFRQTYMTFGKAGIGTFKIGRDIGLFASEAILNDITLLSSGTPGGNVAPGNTTLGRIGVGYIYTDFQPQITYTTPSFSGLQASVGVFQPLSSLTGPVQANSAPGFQGKVTYDGKFGDDVSARLWVSGVTQKHDEVGGGSFTGKGVDAGAKVTVGPVTATGYYYTASGLGTTVLGLFDTDGSGNTRDSHGFYAQALATFGKVSIGGSYGESHLDYANAADAVANPDLLDVNSSYVGQVRYGLTSWVTLIGEYIHSKSRAHSGNKAESDAVAVGGILFF from the coding sequence ATGAACACGAGGAAGGCGCTTTGCGCCTCGGTCGCCATGGGTTTTCTCGCCATGGCCGCAACGCCCGCGCAGGCCGGCACACCCGAATTGCTCAAGCGGCTGCACGAGAAAGGCATTCTCACCGACGACGAATATGCCGAGCTGATGGCCGAGGAAGCACGGCCTTCGCCCGCCGCCGCTTCGGGCGACACGATGACCAAGGCGTCTGAATCGGTCGATTCGAGCCGCATGGTGCGCATGGCCGCCAGCGGCATCGGGCTTGAGGTCGGGCCTGCCACGATCACGTTCTCGGGTTCGGTCAACGGGTTCTATGTCCACGACAATCCGCAGACACCTTCGGCCACGACCGCAGTCGTCGGCGGCGTCGCCAGCGTGGGCAGCAACAATGCCAGCGCGATCCGCAATGGCTTGTTGCCGGGCTTCCTCAAGGTTGGCGTGACCACGCAGCAGGCCGGCTGGGACGTGGGCGCCACTTTCGGCATGTATCCGGGCATCAACTCGACCGCATATGGCGCTCTGGGCGCGAACAATGGCGGACAGCCGACCGCGCTGGGCACTGCCGGGATCGACTTCCGCCAGACCTATATGACCTTCGGCAAGGCCGGGATCGGCACGTTCAAGATCGGCCGCGACATCGGTCTGTTTGCTTCGGAAGCCATCCTCAACGACATCACGCTGCTGTCATCGGGCACCCCCGGCGGCAACGTGGCGCCCGGCAACACCACGCTTGGCCGCATCGGCGTTGGCTATATCTACACCGACTTCCAGCCGCAGATCACCTACACCACGCCGTCGTTCTCGGGCCTTCAGGCCTCGGTCGGCGTGTTCCAGCCGCTGTCCTCGCTCACCGGCCCGGTCCAGGCCAATTCCGCGCCCGGCTTCCAGGGCAAGGTCACGTATGACGGCAAGTTCGGTGATGACGTATCGGCCCGCCTGTGGGTCTCGGGCGTGACGCAGAAGCACGACGAAGTCGGCGGCGGCAGCTTCACCGGCAAGGGCGTGGATGCGGGCGCGAAAGTCACCGTCGGCCCGGTCACCGCGACGGGCTATTACTATACCGCCAGCGGCCTCGGCACGACCGTGCTGGGCCTGTTCGATACCGATGGCAGCGGCAACACGCGGGACAGCCACGGCTTCTATGCGCAGGCACTGGCCACCTTCGGCAAGGTTTCGATCGGCGGCAGCTATGGCGAGAGCCATCTGGACTATGCCAATGCCGCAGACGCGGTGGCCAATCCCGATCTGCTCGACGTCAATTCGAGCTATGTCGGCCAGGTCCGCTATGGCCTGACCAGCTGGGTCACGCTGATCGGCGAGTACATCCACTCGAAGTCACGTGCCCATTCGGGCAACAAGGCGGAAAGCGACGCCGTGGCCGTGGGCGGGATCCTGTTCTTCTGA
- a CDS encoding TonB-dependent receptor yields MVDRNFSLAVLALIASASPAMADDAPIVVIGSGLEQTPGTPAYSATQIDREAITSSASGRIEDVLSSVAGFQQFRRSDSRASNPSAQGVTLRALGGNATSRALVLLDGVPMADPFFGYIPLSAIAPESLASVRVMRGGGSGPFGAGALSGTIALESAGPETLGLFNAQALVSQRGETEASASIAPKLGDGFAVLSGRWDRGKGFFTTPEAQRSAASVRAKYESWSTSLRVVAPLSDTTELQVRTQVFRDDRVLRFKGADTSSEGQDASVRLVGRGDWQFDAIGYVQARNFTNIVVSAASFKPTLDQYDTPAQGLGGKFELRPPLGEKMVLRLGTDWRRASGTMKENAISGVTGAVTARRKAGGVNTDLGFYAENDVTLGAVVLTGGLRADRTTIADGYFEVRNNAGALTSRTTYADQSDWTVTWRGGAVVHAGDVVALRAATYSGLRQPTLNELYRPFTVFPVTTQANATLRNETQKGYEAGIDLTPARGVRLSVTGFDNRIEDAIANVTIGANLRQRQNVDQIRARGIEAAAHLESGMFRFDGSLAWTDAELRNGAASALTGKRPAQTPRFAASATVGIAPAAGWQVAATLRHVGQQFEDDLEQDSLPAATTLDAFVMVPLAGGASLVLRGENLFDKDIVTRNSGGSIDLGSPRTLWAGLRFAI; encoded by the coding sequence ATGGTTGACCGCAATTTCTCCCTCGCGGTGCTGGCGCTGATCGCCAGCGCTTCGCCAGCCATGGCCGACGACGCGCCGATCGTGGTGATCGGCAGCGGGCTTGAACAGACGCCCGGCACGCCCGCCTATTCGGCCACCCAGATTGATCGTGAGGCGATCACCTCGTCGGCTTCGGGCCGTATCGAGGACGTGCTTTCGTCGGTCGCGGGCTTCCAGCAGTTCCGCCGCTCGGACAGCCGCGCTTCCAATCCTTCGGCCCAGGGCGTGACCCTGCGCGCCCTGGGCGGCAATGCCACGAGCCGCGCGCTGGTGCTGCTCGACGGCGTGCCGATGGCCGATCCGTTCTTCGGCTACATCCCGCTCTCGGCCATCGCGCCTGAAAGCCTTGCCAGCGTGCGGGTGATGCGCGGCGGCGGTTCGGGTCCATTCGGCGCAGGCGCGCTTTCCGGCACGATCGCGCTGGAAAGCGCCGGGCCGGAGACGCTGGGGCTGTTTAACGCGCAAGCTCTCGTCAGCCAGCGCGGCGAGACCGAAGCCAGCGCCTCGATTGCGCCGAAGCTGGGCGACGGCTTTGCCGTGCTGTCGGGCCGCTGGGACCGGGGCAAGGGCTTCTTCACCACGCCCGAGGCGCAGCGCAGCGCCGCCAGCGTGCGGGCAAAGTATGAATCGTGGTCGACGTCGCTGCGCGTGGTTGCGCCGCTTTCGGACACGACCGAACTGCAGGTGCGCACGCAAGTGTTCCGCGATGACCGCGTGCTGCGCTTCAAGGGCGCGGATACGTCGAGCGAGGGCCAGGACGCGAGCGTGCGGCTGGTCGGGCGCGGCGATTGGCAGTTCGATGCCATCGGCTATGTCCAGGCGCGCAATTTCACCAACATCGTCGTCTCGGCCGCCAGCTTCAAGCCGACTCTTGACCAGTACGATACGCCTGCACAAGGGCTGGGCGGCAAGTTCGAACTGCGGCCGCCCCTAGGCGAAAAGATGGTGCTGCGCCTCGGCACCGACTGGCGACGCGCGTCGGGCACGATGAAGGAAAACGCGATCAGCGGCGTGACCGGCGCAGTTACCGCGCGGCGCAAGGCGGGCGGTGTGAACACCGACCTTGGCTTCTACGCGGAAAACGATGTGACGCTGGGCGCGGTGGTTCTGACCGGAGGCCTGCGCGCCGACCGCACGACGATAGCGGACGGCTATTTCGAAGTGCGCAACAATGCGGGCGCTTTGACCAGCCGCACGACTTACGCCGACCAGTCCGACTGGACGGTGACCTGGCGCGGCGGCGCGGTGGTTCATGCAGGCGACGTGGTAGCGCTGCGCGCGGCGACCTATTCGGGCTTGCGCCAGCCGACGCTCAACGAACTCTACCGCCCGTTCACGGTGTTCCCGGTGACGACGCAGGCCAATGCCACTTTGCGCAACGAAACGCAGAAGGGCTATGAGGCGGGGATCGACCTGACGCCGGCCAGGGGCGTGCGCCTTTCGGTGACCGGCTTCGACAACCGTATCGAGGACGCGATTGCCAACGTGACCATCGGCGCGAATTTGCGCCAGCGCCAGAACGTTGACCAGATCCGCGCGCGCGGGATCGAGGCGGCGGCGCATCTGGAAAGCGGCATGTTCCGCTTCGATGGGTCGCTGGCCTGGACCGATGCCGAGCTCCGCAATGGCGCGGCTTCGGCGCTGACCGGCAAGCGCCCGGCACAGACTCCGCGCTTTGCCGCATCGGCCACCGTGGGCATAGCGCCTGCTGCGGGCTGGCAAGTGGCGGCAACACTGCGCCATGTCGGCCAGCAGTTCGAGGACGACCTCGAGCAGGACAGCCTGCCCGCCGCGACCACGCTCGATGCCTTCGTGATGGTGCCGCTGGCAGGTGGGGCGAGCCTTGTCCTGCGCGGCGAGAACCTGTTCGACAAGGACATCGTCACGCGCAATTCGGGCGGGTCGATCGATCTTGGATCACCGCGCACGCTCTGGGCGGGCCTGCGTTTCGCGATCTGA